The Hemibagrus wyckioides isolate EC202008001 linkage group LG10, SWU_Hwy_1.0, whole genome shotgun sequence genome includes a window with the following:
- the rhcga gene encoding rh family, C glycoprotein a, giving the protein MGNCCNSFWNTPKNTDIRISLPAVCFVWQIAMIILFGVFVRYDEESDAHWAEFKKEHNITSDIDNDFYFRYPSFQDVHVMIFVGFGFLMTFLKRYSFGGVGFNFLIASFGLQWALLMQGWFHSLDPTDGKIKIGVENIINADFCVAGCLIAYGACLGKVSPVQLMVLTLFGITLFAVEEYIILSLLHVRDSGGSMVIHTFGGYYGLAISWVLYRPNLQQSKRLNGSVYHSDVFAMIGTLFLWMYWPSFNSAISDHGDGQHRAAINTYLALASCVLSTFAISSLSAKKGKLDMVHIQNATLAGGVAMGTAAEFMITPYGSLIVGFLCGIISTFGYLVLTPFLEKRLKLQDTCGIHNLHAMPGVLGGVVGAITAATATEAVYSEEGLINTFDFKGQYANRSPQTQGGYQAAGLCVALAVGLVGGAIVGFILRLPLWGDPADDNCFDDEVYWEVPEDEESIPPILEYNNHFARKQPDTCLSESNFSVEQS; this is encoded by the exons ATGGGGAACTGTTGTAACAGTTTCTGGAACACTCCTAAAAACACTGATATCCGAATCAGTCTGCCGGCTGTTTGCTTCGTTTGGCAAATTGCCATGATCATCCTGTTTGGGGTCTTTGTGCGTTATGATGAAGAGTCTGATGCTCACTGGGCTGAATTTAAGAAGGAGCATAACATCACAAGTGACATTGACAATGATTTCTACTTCAGATATCCAA GTTTCCAAGACGTGCACGTCATGATCTTTGTGGGTTTTGGCTTCCTCATGACTTTTCTGAAGCGGTACAGCTTTGGTGGAGTAGGCTTCAACTTCCTTATAGCTTCTTTTGGGCTTCAGTGGGCCCTCTTGATGCAAGGCTGGTTCCACTCACTGGACCCTACAGATGGCAAGATTAAAATCGGAGTAGAAAA TATCATCAATGCTGACTTCTGTGTGGCTGGCTGCCTAATTGCGTATGGAGCTTGTCTGGGAAAAGTCAGTCCTGTACAGCTGATGGTGTTAACTCTTTTTGGAATCACCTTATTTGCAGTAGAAGAGTACATCATCCTCTCACTTTTGCAT GTCAGAGATTCTGGTGGCTCCATGGTCATCCACACATTTGGAGGGTATTATGGTCTGGCAATATCGTGGGTGCTCTATCGGCCAAATTTACAACAGAGCAAACGTCTCAATGGATCCGTTTACCACTCGGATGTCTTTGCTATGATTG GCACTCTGTTCCTCTGGATGTACTGGCCCAGCTTCAACTCCGCCATCTCAGATCATGGAGATGGGCAACACCGAGCTGCCATCAACACGTACCTGGCATTGGCATCCTGTGTCCTCTCCACTTTTGCCATATCCAGTCTTTCTGCAAAGAAGGGCAAATTAGACATG gTTCATATCCAGAATGCCACCCTTGCGGGAGGTGTTGCTATGGGAACAGCAGCTGAATTTATGATTACACCCTATGGTTCACTTATTGTTGGCTTCCTCTGTGGGATAATCTCTACCTTTGGCTACCTAGTGTTAACT CCATTCCTCGAAAAACGGCTAAAGCTTCAAGACACATGTGGAATCCATAATTTACATGCTATGCCGGGTGTCCTTGGGGGAGTTGTAGGCGCCATTACAGCTGCTACTGCCACAGAGGCTGTCTATTCAGAGGAGGG ATTGATCAACACATTTGATTTTAAGGGACAATACGCAAATAGGTCTCCACAAACACAAGGAGGCTATCAGGCTGCTGGTCTTTGTGTGGCTTTGGCTGTTGGACTAGTAGGTGGAGCAATAGTGG GCTTTATCCTGAGACTGCCTTTATGGGGAGACCCAGCTGATGATAACTGCTTTGATGACGAAGTTTACTGGGAG GTACCTGAAGATGAAGAAAGTATCCCTCCAATCCTGGAATACAACAACCACTTTGCTCGCAAGCAGCCTGATACATGTTT GTCTGAGTCCAACTTCTCCGTAGAGCAGAGCTAG